The genomic region TAAGCACGAGTGTATATGGTACATACAAAAGGAATGCTTGACAACTGAATCGGTGTGGTCGAGATTTTCCGGTTGAATTACACACTGATCACGGTCCGATCAATAATACAatctaaataaaataaaatgtatatTTGCCAAACTTAGATGCTTGGATTCATTCCTGTTAGTATCGTGCAATATGTATTATACGTATCACCGTAGTTTTTTCAAGCCAGCAAAGTATACGTCTGTCTTCTTCCGATTACGTTCGTTTCAgataaaaagttattataaatgATGATTCATTGATTCTTGCATTTTTTGTTTTTCAAAGCATCACAGAAAAATGTACAGATATTGTATATTACTGTTGTGTTAAAGGATGATACACAGCCTTATACTCGCCATCACAAGAATTacattgaaataattatttgatTCGATACTAGCTTTTGTAAGTGTATCTCGGTCAATTTCAATATTTGATGTAGTTTAGTTGATGTAGTAGATTATATGTAACTATCTCCGTGTGAATGTATTAGTGTATTACTCTGTTCCAATGGCAGTAATTACTGTGACAGTAATTTGATGCTAGAATAAGCATTAGTTTTTTCGTTCAAATTTTGTATCCCGAGGTCTTGTGTATTCCTATATCAATTTGACAAAATATCAATTAAGTTTAAATGTTTATAGAATTTTTCACTTTTCTTAATCATGCATCTTCTAATCATCTCCACGACAactaaaatatgaataactGTGCGAGTGGAAAACGAATTTATCGAACGTTGAAATATCTATAATCTTCAAACACAATTTGGTATTTTACGTTTTTATTTCTAATGAATATTTATAGTGCATTGAATGAAATCGTAATAAATTAATCGTGAATAATAACTTAGCACTTTGCTAATAGTTTTAACGAAACTAGATAATGAATAACAGGGAATCAATTATTTATACTATATTATGTAATGAATTAAAGGTTACAGATTGTTTAAGAAGAAACGAAGGGAATACCTTAACTTGTGAAGCAGAAGTAAAAAAGTTCAGAGAATGTATCGATAAATCGCTCCACACGGCTGTTTCTAAAGATATTAAAGACGTACAGAAAAGCAAAAAAAGAAGCTATTTAGAAACGTTTGAACGAAAAAATATGGCTTCCGATTACATTAAATAGACATATGTTGATAATTGTTCAAAACAATATTAtgaaagttaaaatttcaaatttgCACTAGAACGTATGACAACATATGTACGATGTTAAACAATGTACTTCTActggaaacaaataaatgataaatgtaaataattattatatgcAATTTGATATTTGATTATCAATGAAAAATAAAAGGAAAATAGTGCGGAATAATGGGATCCTCCACTGTTTTCATTGATATAAGTCAAAATGGTTCTCTCGATCTTCGCATGTAGATTCTTCGTATGTAGAGTTGATCCGTTCTTAGCATCACCACTGAATAAGATAGCTAAAATATGAGTACTAGCAAATTTCTATTTAAAGCATCATATTTATCAAGAAAGGAAGTTTCTTGGTAAGTCTTTTTTGGTAAATACATATTATAACTTCTTGTAAGAAAACTGAATAATGAAGTTCTCAGAAAACTTGGCTTCCATCTTGATACATAACTTGCATGACAATTGCACATAAAAACAAAGAGAAGACAATTAGATCTAACAATGTAAAGCATGTACGAGATTCTGAGATACGAATCACGCTTTACACTACACAATAGGCTTCTTCTTTATAGAACATCTATCATCTCAATGTGGATAAAAATCTCATCATCAAGTAGAAGATAATTCGCAACGATTAAAAGAAATTGTTTAAAACACATTGTAACGAACTGGATAAAGAATTAGGAGAAACATCGAAAGTGAAAGGACTAAAAAGGAATAAGGAGTTCATTTTTGTACGATTGATCCACAGAAACAACACAAATAATAAAAACATTTATAAGTATCGTCCATACACACGTACACATTACATTTCTGTATATAACCTATAAAACCAAACAATAAATGACGCAACGTAATATTTAAATAGTTTAAACAATAAaaagtaattaaaaatatatacttACATAATAACTTACAATGGGTATTGAAAATTAATTCCTTGGATCCGAACGCAACATTTATAGCATGTATATCATATAGGGCAGACGTTTAATATTAATCGTACATTTTAAGTGTTTCTCGCGTACATAATAATTGTTAAAATATACTTTTGTTACTTCCGGAATTGAAGATTTCGACACTTTCACTTATTGTAACTTTTAGTATAATTTCGTACGTTCTTATAGCAATCCTCTCATATTTGTAGATGTTataaatgttttaattaaaaatacttGTAATTCTTTTATAACTATAGCAGTACTTTATTGAAGCTCCGCTCTCGTACATATTGCAATATCAAAAGTTGCAATTTTATTGTTAAGCTTAGTTAGCTTAAATCTTGAGGTACGACGTTTTGTCGTCTTTTTAGTGAGCTTTAAGTGTGTTGTAAGCACTTAAGTCTGTATAGTGTCTGCTTAATCGTCTGCTTAGTGTCATTATATGAAGGAAGATCATCGACTGTGAAATAATCAATTCATTCAAAATGTAATCATCGAATATCTTGATTTTTTCGTTTTAATTACCATCTTAAACGCCCAAGCAAATTTGAATTTACtaaaatattcgaaaatatttatTCTTCCACTTGCTATGCAATGAAAAAACATTTTCGACTAAACTGACCTCGATAAAAGTCTTCATAGATAATCCAAAGTAttaatttctttgaaataaaatgtaaatttttACACATATTTCACGAACATGTTGTTGTTGAAGTCTACATATTTTGCGCAGTCACTTCAGGAGTGACCAATACTAAATATTGGCATGCGTATTAAATTACAAGCTATCACGTAACAATTTAATTGcgtcaatattttttttctAGATAATACTAGAGTAATGACATTGTATTATGCATAGACACGTAATACTGAAACCTAGAATACACATATGATATCGTACAAATCAATTTTTTTGGTGTAACTGGAATGAATAATTTTTAGTTACTTTTAATAGCATTCAAGCGGAGTTTAGAAAATTGCTGGTGCAATATTATTTTAGCTATTGCTAAGTTTATGTTGTATCATTTGATTACATTAATCCTACTTTTCTGTTCAATTTTTTTGAAATATTGTTCAATTTCTTGAAATTCTTCGTATttagaatattttttaaatactgAAATAAATTATCGGTTTTTTaactaaataaaaattatccaaTCGTTTCCATTACAGTTTGTTTGTTTAATTCATTAAACTGAAAATAAGATTTGGTGGTAGTACAAGTTGAAGATATATTTGCGAAAAGATCGGAAACTGTTAaatataagatattttatttctaaattaatttaaaaatttatttatatattatatttcttGTTTAAAAGGAATGGCAATTGATATACATTCGCGACCAAAGAAACAGCACATTTGCCATGTTCTACTTTTTACGTATAATAAATAGTGCATACGTTTTTTCATCACGGCATTAAAAACAGTACCCAATAGAAAACATAGAGGTTTCGGGTTTTCCGTTATAGCTATATTATCACCGTTTTGTCTGTAGCTGCATAAAACTAATGGAATTATTAGATCAAAAAAcaaagtaaaaaagaaaaacaaaagcaGAGGAATATTTTCTACCCCTACCGAGATACGAGCATTATTCTATGCGTAGAAACAACAAATTGTTGCTTAACCATGAGACAAATAACCGTAGAAGTTTACGTTACTTTGTGTGAACAAAATATTTATCATGTAATTTAAACAAATAAATACTTAGCAAGAAAATATGGAAATACAATTTGTCGAAAAAAATTCTCAATAATAGCAAAGAAAGAGGAAACGGTAACTGTTACAGTTTACAATAAGAGATCAAGAACATTAAGGAACAAAATAGAGATTCAATTCCTTATTCACGATGGGGTGTGTTATAACTGTTGAATGGATATTTGACTTATCTTTCAGGATATGATTAACGATAAATATCTAAATTTTATTAGAAAAGGAATTAACAAATAGGTAGAATAGAATAAATGGAAGAATACTCCGTACATGTTGTTTGGGCCAATTATTTCTATAAAAGGGAAATAATAGTAACAATAGTGAATTTGTACAGTTTATAtaagtgaaaataaaaatcaatgAGACAAAACTGTAATAAAAATACTTGTATAATTTATTTCATAACAAAAGTGGATAATTGTAAATAAAATACAAATGAAGTTGCTCTCATAATTtaaaattagtattgaaaatactagttaatttaaaaaaatcacTTTGTTCTAAAAATCATTTAATTATTCTAAATCGATATAATATTACTAATTACGTTAATATGACCAGTAGTGAATAAGAGAcagttgttaaaaaaaaaatgaataatgTAAAAACGCAATAAATAAAAGATATTTATAAAAAGTGAAAATATATTTAAGAAGTTTTTAGAAAGGTAGTATTATCCGTACGCGTGTGCAATATCTTGTTAGAATCTGATTACATAAAACTGACAACTTTTTTCTCGTAGCGTATCCTTGAACTCAGTCGACTATAAATACGAAATCTACCATAAACTCAACAGAGTCCAAGTTTCCATTGTGCCGGTTTCAAGCGTGGTTCTACACTCTTTTTGTATTGTATGTCGTAATATTTGTATTGTCTAGAAATGTGTAGCATATAAATTACTCTTCATCTTAAATATAATTGATTCGCACATCAATTGACATCACGTATTTGAATGCAAGTGTatgatatttattttcgtttgtTTCAGTGTATTCTTCAACATAGCAACATGTTTCAAAAACATTTGATAAGTCTAGCGTTTGTGCTGTTGGCTACATTGATGATTGTGTTTGCCGACGAAGAAAAGTACACTTCAAAATACGATTATATTAATGTTGATGAAGTATTAGCGAATCCTAAATTAAGGAATCAGTATTTTGACTGTTTTATGGAATCGGGACCATGTAGCACTCCGGATGCAAAGTTTTTCAAAGGTAACTGCATCCTAGAAAGAATTAAacaatttcattttaaatacaaTAAAGGTTAAAAGTTGATTGTTATGTTACACGCAAACATTTCCACATAAAACTTTAATGGGTACTTAAAGTCTTCTTTTTTTACACTAACAATGCTGGAATCTATGTTTTCACTTTCGAATTGTAAGAATTAACACATCTgcaattttaaaaaatttactATTACTTAATACTTCATAATGCATAAACAATACAGTCATCCAAATATTTAGACCGCGAAAGAATTAAATATCTATCGTTTTTCTCTTCCgtttttgataaaccagtaGGCAGGAGATTGATAAAATATTCTGCATTGAAACGAGTTCAAGTACAAATTAAATGAATAATCAGAAAAATGTGAATACTTCACGCCACCAATTAATATTGTTAAAAAGTGACCGGGTGAATAAAATTAATCTATGTTTGGATTTATATTAAtggtgaaaaatagaaaaatttaTTCTAATGTTTACATAAATTTATTGAGAAAATAGCGAAAATTGCAAAAATTTATTTGGCTCTTGTCTTATCTATTAAAGAAATTTATTACGTTATTGCTGTATGGTATTTATAACACCGATTTAATTAATTGATGGTTGTCATTTCGAGAATCTGTAGAATGACGAAGTTCATATTAACAAGTTTTCTAAAGCGTACAAATAATTAATCTTAGTATCATATGTTAACTATTTGAGGTAATTTAGTGTAACCATCTTTTAGTTCGCCATTAATATCACTacttattattaatattcaatTCTCAAATGCATACTTTATATTTTGTTTATTGAAATTTGTTATTTAGGTATGTTTGCCGAGGCTTTTGTGACGAAGTGTAAAAAATGTACCGAGAAGCAAGTAGATATGTTAAATAAGGTTTCAGCTTGGTACAGTGAAAACGAACCAGATAATTGGAAAAAAGTTGTCGAAAGAGCAATGCAAAGCATGCAGAAAAAGGGAGGTGCCTAAGTAGAAGTGGAAATTTCATTAGCAATCAAAGAGTTTTTGCACATACTTAGTATGCAGCTTGTTTTTATATGGAAGAGGtttaaataattataatattatacgAACCAGGTAGTCTCTAACAATTATATCTAATATTATGAAATAACTCTTTTGTATCAATACCAATTCTTGATAAAAATTTatgcaattaaaatgaatgaaatgtttAAAACATTCTTTATAGTCACACTTTCATTGCGAACGTTTTCTTATCCTGACATAAATAAATTAGGGATATACAATAGGAGCGTATGTATACCTTAAAGTAAAATCTCGATGTTATCGTATTGTTCAACGTTCCAAAACTAGATCCAGTACGAATAGTTATTGAATTCGTGATGTAATTGTCACAGTATTATATATCGATTGTTGTCGAATCAATACGTTTCATTCGGAATTCAAAAATTATTCGGAAAAACTAGGCCTCACGCGATGTACAATTTTCAGTATAATCTCGATTATCGCAACTCTGATTAATATTATAGAATCAGAACGTCTGTTCCGTATCTTTGAGATTGGACGTTTTTAGCTTTAATAGTTGGCACTCGCAGATCTTGGCCATGTCAATTAAAATGTCGAACATTCGACGTCCTCGATCGCCGAACCGTGTCATAACGTGCCAAACGAGATATTTCTTTAGGGTCAGTCGTACATGTGAACGGACGTTTCTTGTCACCAATACATACCACACATACACATCTTCCCACCCTCCTGAAGCGATTGTGCGCTGTGAACACACAAGAGAGTGTGTCGACAATATTCGAAGGGACACACCAATTAGTAATTTACAACAGTGTCTAACCCCCTGCGTATGATGGAGTCTTTGACaaagaacgaacgaacgaacagtGAGCGAAAACCGAGCTCTTGCAAAGATAGTGCGTCTTGCAACGGATTACGAACGAACAATCAATCATTTAAAAACACTTCCATTCGATTGGGAAGTGAAAAACAAGCTATCTATAGTGTAAACCTGAGAGCGAGGGAGTGAAAACGAAGTGATACTTCCGCAAGGCGAGATGCGACAACGTTaattaaaaattcgattatatgATAAAAACATTAGTATATATGAATTTCAACTGAATTACAATTTATTTACATATTATACGTATCCCCATTTAGTATGATTGGACTGGAAGGTTTGTTTACTATCAGAAGATGAAACTGTAATAAATGTAATTCAAATTATGCCATGTTTGATCTTCTTGTCACCAGAAATATATGATCAATAAAATCTGAGATCTAATCTTGATTGAATTTGAAAGAATTTACTGTAATAAAACTatatatttgccttaaaatAAACAAGTAATCATTGAGCCTGACATGATCCATAGGTGTAAAAGTATTGTAACCATCTGATCTATGTTATCTTCTGATCTATCTATGTGAAGGAGTTCCCTtgtttataattattaatttctcGTTAAAATAACCATTTTTTATAGTTTAATTTCCCAAGCCTTTTTTTCAGATCCTTTACATTCCAAACCGACCCCAAAACGTTCGAGATATACTGATTTCCTAGGCCTTTTTCCCTAAGCATCCCAGTATTACGTTTTTGGTGACAAATTTTATTACTAAAATGAGTAGGACGGTGCTCGTGATGTGCAAAGCACTTTGCTCCATGTGATGTGTTGAAAATGGACCATTAATAAAGAACTTAGATGGAGAGTAATCTATATTATATTCTTTCTGGTTGAAATGTGCAAGTTGGAACCTCAAAATCGACTAACTATCGTGAGTTTCGCCTTAGCGATATTCATGCGAATCATCCCTATTCTACTATTTTTTATGGAGCTTCACTTTTCTCTCACAATTTCCTCCCATACCATCAAGACCCAATTGTCGCTCGGGATCCACTAGTCCACACCGCTATCCGTGATTCTTCTACCAAGCCCAAATCCAGCCTTTAGTTTTAAGAATGTTTATGATTCTTTCTAAACACATAAACTCAAGCATCGCGAGCCTATGCAAGCTTTCCAACGATATTCACGCAGTACCAACGAAAGCAATCAGTTAACTACCCAGACAACGCAGCGATTGATACGCCAGTGGCAAAGGGTGGAACGAATTCTGTAACAAAATTGTGctaagacagtgctcctaccacagtatacagtagcgcaagtaGCACGATTTTGTGTGGAACAAAGTCACCTCCTACTCAGCTCTCGTAACTGCATAGTCTTAGCATTGGGGCGACACTTGTGTAACGACACTATTATAGCACCGCGATATGGTACAGGGGCAACATAGCCGTGGCAGTGACACTATCAGctctcaccatagtgacacgcgtggcaatggtgtaagctgacatttactaatggggaaactGTTTCCAGAAAAACTATAAACGGAtactaaaaatgactaaactaagcaatttacttatttcgattcgaaaatagatacgtcgacacgaaagaaagatataaaaactactttttattattttctataaactgtaactcaatacagcgattttttcagacaagtcgttaattactttatcgtaaaaatacatacacttattttataaatatttttttcaactcatcgttaaaaatttatgcaacaaagggttatattatttttaataattcttacaaacgataaaaccatgtaccacaagaatatatgtaatttttgaatggaacgatgacacgcatgTCACGCTGCTGCGgccgcagtgtcattcgcacacGTGTTACGCTGGTAGACTAGACCGTGCTGGCaccgcgtgccggcattttagctaaccaatacggtcacagatggctacggatttgCTAACacccctcggaagtgtcgccacaatgccggtatggtgtcgccaccatcttatcgtgTGTTGTCTGGGTTGTGTTAGGAAATAAAATCTAGTAtacaaactgtgaaatagttttaTCAGTTCGAGTAGGGTCCCCGATTGTTTATACCTAGGCgcctgaaagaaaaacacgtgcagaTTTTGCGTCGTCAATTTTCTTTAAGAGGGAGGACCCCAAATTTCTACGCGGCGTGCTCACAATTAGTAGAGCCTTCGAAGCGTGCGGACGTTCTGTCAAGCCTTATAAATAAAGTTGGACTATAAAGAATATTGaagttttcatttattatttttcgtTTCCAACATTTATTGTACATTGATTGTTcccgtaacttaattagttcaacgtTTTATAAGGaaacccagacaacacaagataagatggtggcgacaccataccggcactgtagtgACACTTCcgagagtgtcagcagatccgtagtcatctgtgtccgtatttgttagctaaaatgccggcacgcagttgcagcacgttctagtcaccagcgtagcacgcgtgcgaatgacgcTGCGCCAgtaccagcgtgacacgcgtgtcatcgttccattcaaacattttttctgcattggcgtaggcgtcacatttgttaatggggaaccacctgttattccgtacaaattaa from Xylocopa sonorina isolate GNS202 chromosome 2, iyXylSono1_principal, whole genome shotgun sequence harbors:
- the LOC143433127 gene encoding uncharacterized protein LOC143433127; translation: MNNRESIIYTILCNELKVTDCLRRNEGNTLTCEAEVKKFRECIDKSLHTAVSKDIKDVQKSKKRSYLETFERKNMASDYIK
- the Csp1 gene encoding chemosensory protein 1, which codes for MFQKHLISLAFVLLATLMIVFADEEKYTSKYDYINVDEVLANPKLRNQYFDCFMESGPCSTPDAKFFKGMFAEAFVTKCKKCTEKQVDMLNKVSAWYSENEPDNWKKVVERAMQSMQKKGGA